A stretch of Halosimplex halophilum DNA encodes these proteins:
- a CDS encoding DUF7344 domain-containing protein — protein MKYNARRGRAVKRIARQVAVHREEQPNTEDIEVALQHHHLPKLASAGIIEYDIGSETIRYHGNDQLKEAYSRIRGLDQR, from the coding sequence ATGAAGTATAATGCCAGACGAGGACGGGCCGTCAAACGGATCGCTCGCCAGGTCGCCGTTCACCGAGAGGAACAACCGAATACGGAAGATATCGAAGTAGCCCTTCAACATCACCACCTGCCGAAATTAGCCAGTGCGGGGATTATCGAGTACGACATCGGAAGCGAGACGATACGGTACCATGGCAACGACCAGCTCAAGGAGGCGTATAGCCGAATCCGCGGCCTCGATCAGAGATGA
- a CDS encoding SWIM zinc finger family protein — MGRSDEPMHPLQALSFNSRIAKRAQYEAFEFELLSTEILVRNGSHANPSDHEYLVTVEDGIPATCECPADTHYEGACKHRVAVAIRRPLLEAVSANQKPQPIAADGGQFEPPAPQNESNTDVDPNSNEEKPATDEGAVPTVSTTFPAGSAFEPASENSQTLCELVLCHRKGTAF; from the coding sequence ATGGGGCGCTCCGATGAACCCATGCATCCGTTACAAGCACTCTCGTTCAACAGTCGCATCGCCAAGCGTGCCCAGTACGAAGCCTTCGAGTTCGAACTCCTCTCTACGGAGATTCTTGTCCGGAATGGGAGTCATGCGAATCCGAGCGACCACGAGTATCTCGTAACTGTCGAGGACGGCATCCCCGCTACGTGCGAGTGTCCGGCTGATACGCACTACGAGGGCGCGTGCAAGCATCGCGTCGCTGTCGCGATTCGCCGGCCCCTCCTCGAAGCGGTCTCGGCGAACCAGAAACCCCAACCGATAGCTGCGGACGGTGGACAGTTCGAACCACCAGCGCCACAGAACGAATCGAACACTGACGTCGATCCGAATAGTAACGAGGAGAAGCCAGCGACGGATGAGGGGGCTGTCCCGACTGTATCGACGACTTTCCCTGCTGGGAGTGCGTTCGAACCGGCAAGCGAGAACTCCCAAACACTGTGTGAGTTGGTTCTGTGCCACAGAAAGGGCACAGCGTTCTGA
- a CDS encoding OsmC family protein, with translation MAASERSVVNGVDISALEGAVEGITDDPDVGSFTFRAETEWKDALKSVTTIDEFDQAGETIHSREFALEGDEPEQILGERTGPNAVELVLGALGSCLSVGYAANAAHMGIELDNLRFEMEGDVDLRGFLGISEDVRPGYESVTCTVYVDADAPEDELAELHERVESTSPLVDIIANEVPLQTRLVVE, from the coding sequence ATGGCAGCCTCAGAACGGTCGGTCGTAAACGGTGTCGACATCTCGGCGCTTGAAGGAGCGGTCGAAGGGATTACTGACGATCCCGATGTCGGTTCGTTCACGTTCCGGGCCGAAACCGAATGGAAAGACGCACTCAAATCCGTGACGACGATCGACGAGTTCGATCAGGCGGGCGAGACCATCCACAGTCGCGAGTTCGCGCTCGAGGGCGACGAACCCGAACAGATCCTCGGCGAGCGGACGGGTCCGAACGCCGTCGAACTCGTACTTGGCGCACTCGGTTCGTGTCTGAGCGTCGGCTACGCGGCCAACGCTGCACACATGGGGATCGAACTCGACAACCTCCGGTTCGAGATGGAAGGCGACGTCGATCTCCGTGGATTCCTCGGCATCTCAGAAGACGTCAGACCCGGCTACGAGTCGGTCACGTGCACGGTGTACGTCGACGCCGACGCGCCCGAGGACGAACTCGCAGAGCTACACGAGCGCGTTGAATCAACCTCCCCGCTCGTAGACATAATCGCGAACGAGGTCCCGCTGCAGACCCGACTCGTCGTCGAATAA